A part of Desulfomicrobium baculatum DSM 4028 genomic DNA contains:
- a CDS encoding methyl-accepting chemotaxis protein, producing MKSIPIRMKLIGGFLALLILVCTGLGFIAYDRAKSASLSQVQENIQLMAQDGARLVRSRLDFFLMGLEGIANRDVIRSMNWDRQLLTLEREIERMKYLGMGVIDADGQAKYPDGSTADLSDRAYFKEAMAGKSVLSNVIISRVTNSPVIILATPIRGFAGDVKAVLLARLDATMLSEITDNIKYGDTGYSYIIDGTGVLIAHGNRQFVLDQRNFVEEGKKDPQYASLGAMFQRMMKGEIGFDQYPFMGSDRFFGFAPIENTGWSIAVGAMQDDVLTEVYRMRWMIGLASLAFFAVGIAIALLISRAILLPVKNCVDLLRDISEGEGDLTKRLPVESNDEIGQLAQHFNTFVEKLQRIIAEISGNAQTVASSATELSAVSKQTTQSVQSLSSKTSTVATAAEEMSANITSVAAGMEETTTNLSSVAAATEEMTSTIGEISGNTERARGTTDNAARQVDNFAGILRDLGASAQEIGKVTDTISAISSQTNLLALNATIEAARAGEAGRGFAVVANEIKELATKTAEATNDIRTKINGIQNATGSAVTDIGQIVKVIGDVNEIVTTIAAAIEEQSAVTREVATNINQATTGVQDASVRASEMSGVSRDIAQDITAVDSITGDIRSGGEQVQASAEELSKLAEQLKGLVGQFRI from the coding sequence ATGAAGAGCATCCCTATTCGCATGAAATTGATCGGCGGTTTTCTGGCCCTGTTGATCCTGGTCTGCACAGGTCTTGGTTTTATCGCTTATGACCGGGCCAAAAGCGCGTCATTAAGCCAGGTGCAGGAGAACATCCAGCTCATGGCCCAGGACGGGGCCCGGCTGGTCAGGAGCCGACTTGATTTTTTCCTCATGGGCCTGGAGGGGATCGCCAACCGGGACGTGATCCGTTCCATGAACTGGGACCGTCAGTTGCTCACCCTCGAACGTGAAATCGAACGGATGAAATATCTGGGGATGGGCGTCATCGATGCGGACGGCCAGGCCAAGTATCCCGACGGCTCCACCGCGGACCTGAGCGACCGGGCGTATTTCAAGGAGGCCATGGCCGGAAAGTCCGTGCTCTCCAACGTCATCATCAGCCGGGTCACCAACTCGCCGGTCATCATTCTGGCCACGCCCATCAGGGGGTTCGCGGGAGATGTCAAAGCCGTGCTGCTGGCCCGCCTCGACGCCACCATGCTCAGCGAGATCACGGACAACATCAAATACGGGGACACCGGGTACTCCTACATCATTGACGGCACGGGCGTGCTCATCGCCCACGGCAACCGTCAGTTCGTGCTCGATCAGCGCAATTTCGTCGAAGAGGGCAAGAAGGATCCTCAATATGCATCTTTGGGGGCCATGTTTCAGCGCATGATGAAGGGTGAGATCGGCTTTGACCAGTACCCCTTCATGGGCTCCGACCGTTTCTTCGGGTTCGCGCCCATCGAGAACACCGGGTGGTCCATTGCCGTGGGTGCCATGCAGGACGATGTGCTGACAGAGGTGTACAGGATGCGATGGATGATCGGGCTGGCCTCCCTGGCCTTTTTCGCCGTGGGTATCGCCATCGCGCTTTTGATCAGCCGGGCCATCCTGCTGCCGGTGAAAAACTGCGTCGATCTGCTCAGGGATATCTCCGAGGGAGAAGGCGACCTGACCAAGCGGCTTCCGGTGGAAAGCAATGATGAAATTGGTCAGTTGGCGCAGCACTTTAATACATTTGTTGAAAAACTGCAGCGCATCATCGCTGAAATCAGCGGCAACGCCCAGACCGTGGCCTCCTCCGCCACGGAGCTTTCGGCCGTGAGCAAGCAGACGACGCAGAGCGTGCAGTCCCTTTCCTCCAAGACATCCACCGTGGCCACGGCCGCAGAGGAGATGAGCGCCAATATCACCTCCGTCGCCGCAGGCATGGAAGAGACCACCACCAATCTGTCCTCGGTGGCCGCAGCCACGGAAGAAATGACTTCGACCATCGGCGAGATCTCCGGCAACACCGAACGCGCCCGGGGCACCACCGACAACGCCGCACGTCAGGTGGATAATTTCGCAGGCATTTTACGCGATCTTGGTGCTTCCGCCCAGGAAATCGGCAAGGTCACCGACACCATCTCCGCCATCTCTTCACAGACGAACCTGCTGGCTTTGAATGCCACCATCGAGGCGGCCAGGGCCGGTGAGGCAGGCCGGGGCTTTGCCGTCGTTGCCAACGAAATCAAAGAGCTGGCAACGAAGACCGCCGAGGCCACCAACGACATCCGGACCAAGATCAACGGCATCCAGAATGCCACGGGCAGCGCCGTGACCGACATCGGTCAGATCGTGAAGGTCATCGGCGATGTGAACGAAATCGTGACCACCATCGCCGCCGCCATCGAGGAGCAGTCCGCCGTGACCCGCGAAGTGGCTACCAACATCAACCAGGCCACCACCGGCGTACAGGACGCCTCGGTGCGCGCCTCGGAGATGTCCGGAGTGTCCAGGGATATCGCCCAGGACATTACGGCCGTGGACTCCATCACCGGCGACATCCGCTCCGGCGGCGAGCAGGTCCAGGCCAGCGCGGAGGAGCTCTCCAAACTGGCCGAACAGCTCAAGGGGCTGGTCGGCCAGTTCAGGATCTAG
- a CDS encoding sensor domain-containing diguanylate cyclase, whose product MNSLRDEHRSRGHTVLVVLVASGLTLATLALVVVMACSSYRSTLDAARQNARFISSLVATQMGMVLIDIENSLTETARLVAMMQNLPPREQNDQLREVLGSIQRKKSYIQTMFITDSQGQVMSWTGPGIAPDISDRDYVVAHQGNDLGVFIGVPMHSKVRPETWVFGVSLGMRDRQGQLTHIVGAVVALLPLLEIFDSVDMPQGTHLMVTDLEGRIYLHAPNQEQHVGRTVPEIKNSALRDMQSTPFTSVSAADHRELVAGDTRISRYPLLAFASFPREMVLEPWKNHAMVYGGASIVLVLVVAGLSTLLVRGQIRLNRQSRELALAASTDMLTGALNRRAFMESASREFARVCRYGGHLSCIMIDLDHFKNVNDTYGHAAGDLVLSSSAHYIASRLREPDMFCRYGGEEFVILLPGTDRNGAATVAEELRAGLAGLDLQRGDEKLPLTASFGVAEIHAQCATLDTLLSLADQALYEAKENGRNRVCLAPRQQQG is encoded by the coding sequence ATGAACAGTCTGCGCGACGAGCATAGATCCAGGGGCCACACCGTGCTGGTGGTGCTTGTGGCCAGCGGGCTGACCCTCGCGACGCTGGCCCTGGTCGTGGTCATGGCCTGCTCCTCCTACCGTTCCACCCTGGATGCGGCCCGTCAGAACGCCCGTTTCATTTCGAGCCTCGTCGCCACCCAGATGGGCATGGTGCTCATCGACATCGAAAACAGCCTGACCGAAACTGCAAGACTGGTGGCAATGATGCAGAACCTGCCGCCACGGGAACAAAACGATCAGCTGCGTGAAGTCCTTGGTTCCATCCAACGCAAAAAATCGTACATCCAGACCATGTTCATCACCGACTCCCAGGGCCAGGTCATGAGCTGGACGGGTCCGGGCATCGCGCCCGATATTTCCGACCGGGACTATGTCGTGGCGCACCAAGGCAACGACCTGGGAGTATTCATTGGCGTGCCAATGCACAGCAAGGTGAGGCCGGAAACATGGGTCTTCGGCGTCAGTTTGGGGATGCGCGACAGACAGGGCCAGCTCACGCATATCGTCGGCGCCGTCGTTGCCCTGCTCCCGCTGCTGGAAATATTCGACAGTGTGGACATGCCCCAGGGCACCCATCTTATGGTGACCGACCTGGAGGGCCGGATATATCTCCATGCGCCCAACCAGGAGCAGCACGTCGGCCGGACCGTGCCCGAAATCAAGAACAGTGCCTTGCGCGACATGCAGAGCACTCCATTCACCAGCGTATCGGCCGCTGATCACAGGGAACTGGTCGCCGGGGACACGCGGATCAGCCGGTATCCTCTGCTGGCCTTCGCAAGCTTTCCCCGCGAGATGGTTTTGGAGCCTTGGAAAAATCACGCCATGGTCTACGGCGGCGCTTCCATAGTTTTGGTTCTGGTCGTGGCAGGTTTGAGTACTCTGCTGGTGCGCGGCCAGATCCGGCTCAACCGTCAAAGCCGCGAACTGGCCCTGGCCGCGTCCACGGACATGCTCACCGGCGCGCTCAACAGGCGCGCCTTCATGGAATCCGCCAGCCGCGAGTTCGCCCGCGTGTGCCGCTACGGCGGACATCTCTCCTGCATCATGATCGACCTGGACCACTTCAAGAACGTAAACGACACGTATGGACATGCGGCCGGGGATCTGGTCCTGTCATCCTCGGCGCATTATATCGCCTCGCGCCTGCGGGAGCCGGATATGTTTTGCCGATACGGCGGAGAGGAATTCGTGATTCTGTTGCCGGGAACGGACCGGAACGGAGCCGCCACGGTGGCCGAAGAACTTCGAGCCGGACTGGCCGGACTTGATCTGCAACGCGGTGATGAAAAACTCCCCCTGACCGCGAGCTTCGGCGTTGCCGAAATCCATGCGCAATGCGCGACCCTCGACACCCTCCTGTCCCTTGCCGATCAGGCTCTGTACGAAGCCAAGGAGAACGGCCGCAACAGGGTCTGTCTTGCTCCGCGCCAACAACAGGGCTAG
- a CDS encoding DJ-1/PfpI family protein, which produces MSKKILMLVGDYVEDYEVMVPFQALTMLGYAVEAVCPDKKAGDFVRTSIHDFEGDQTYSEKRGHNFTLNKDFAAVDTADYVGLVVPGGRAPEYIRLNARVLEIVREFDAAGKPIAAICHGPLVLVTAGVLKGKSCAAYPACGPDVTCAGGKYADIALDKAHVDGNLVTAPAWPAHPDWIAKFAALLGAKITI; this is translated from the coding sequence ATGTCCAAGAAAATACTGATGCTGGTCGGTGATTATGTAGAGGATTACGAAGTCATGGTACCGTTTCAGGCTCTGACCATGCTCGGCTACGCGGTGGAGGCGGTCTGCCCGGACAAGAAGGCCGGAGACTTCGTACGCACCTCCATCCATGATTTCGAGGGCGACCAGACCTACAGTGAAAAGCGCGGCCACAACTTCACCCTGAACAAGGATTTCGCAGCCGTGGACACCGCCGACTATGTCGGCCTGGTCGTGCCCGGCGGACGCGCTCCGGAATACATCCGTCTCAACGCGAGGGTCCTTGAGATCGTGCGCGAGTTCGACGCGGCGGGCAAACCCATCGCGGCCATCTGCCACGGCCCGCTTGTCCTGGTCACGGCCGGAGTTCTGAAAGGCAAGAGTTGCGCGGCCTATCCCGCCTGCGGACCGGATGTGACCTGCGCCGGCGGCAAGTACGCGGACATCGCCCTCGATAAGGCCCACGTGGACGGCAATCTCGTCACCGCCCCGGCCTGGCCCGCGCATCCCGACTGGATCGCAAAATTCGCCGCCCTGCTCGGCGCCAAGATAACCATCTGA
- a CDS encoding TIGR00730 family Rossman fold protein produces MKSICVFLGSSPGTHPAYMETTAALGRELAKRGITCVYGGSRTGLMNQLAESVLEEGGEIIGVTVQTLKDKEEFHNGLTRLHVAATMHERKTMMIALSDAFAVLPGGIGTCDEFFEVYTLRQLGFHSKPCGLLDVNGFFEPLKMMLDKAGQEGFMKQPYGEAISVSSDPAELIDLLIAKAGC; encoded by the coding sequence ATGAAATCCATTTGCGTCTTTCTGGGGTCAAGCCCCGGAACCCATCCCGCCTACATGGAAACCACAGCCGCACTTGGCCGCGAACTGGCCAAACGCGGCATCACCTGCGTCTATGGAGGCTCCCGCACCGGGCTCATGAACCAGTTGGCCGAGAGCGTGCTTGAGGAGGGAGGCGAGATCATCGGCGTCACCGTGCAGACGCTCAAGGACAAGGAGGAATTCCACAACGGGCTGACCCGTCTTCATGTCGCGGCGACCATGCACGAGCGCAAGACCATGATGATCGCCCTGTCCGACGCTTTTGCCGTGCTACCGGGCGGCATCGGAACCTGCGACGAATTCTTCGAAGTCTATACCCTGCGGCAACTGGGCTTTCATTCCAAACCCTGCGGCCTTCTGGATGTGAACGGTTTTTTCGAGCCTCTGAAGATGATGCTTGACAAGGCCGGCCAGGAAGGATTCATGAAGCAGCCTTACGGCGAGGCCATATCCGTATCATCAGATCCGGCAGAGCTGATCGACCTGCTCATCGCCAAAGCGGGCTGCTGA
- a CDS encoding dihydrodipicolinate reductase C-terminal domain-containing protein yields the protein MDKFAILIVGHGKLAAELVGGLGSATISRVAKWDERDALGDERCMVVHAGSGRELDDVIAFCSATGSVLLDLSTGGSQFPATPTFPVVICPNVNMQMLSFMAMVKQAAGYFEGQDIRITESHQASKSTKPGTAIHLAQSLGVSETKIRSERDPKVQNEVLGIPPQFLDRHAYHEIAISAPEVEIRLETRVLGKSAYASGLAKVVDMICAAKLPPGCHDVVDLVIGSIQKKH from the coding sequence ATGGACAAATTCGCAATACTCATCGTCGGTCATGGCAAACTGGCGGCGGAGCTGGTGGGCGGCCTCGGCAGCGCGACGATTTCACGCGTGGCCAAGTGGGATGAACGGGACGCTTTGGGGGATGAGCGGTGCATGGTGGTGCATGCCGGTTCCGGACGAGAGCTCGACGATGTCATTGCATTCTGCTCCGCGACCGGCTCCGTTCTGCTCGACCTGTCCACGGGAGGCTCGCAGTTCCCGGCAACGCCCACGTTCCCTGTCGTCATCTGTCCAAACGTGAACATGCAGATGCTTTCCTTCATGGCGATGGTCAAACAGGCGGCGGGATATTTCGAGGGCCAGGACATCCGTATCACCGAATCCCATCAGGCATCCAAAAGCACCAAACCCGGCACCGCCATCCACTTGGCGCAGTCGCTGGGCGTTTCGGAGACAAAGATCCGCTCGGAACGGGACCCCAAGGTGCAAAACGAGGTTCTGGGAATCCCGCCCCAATTCCTGGATCGTCACGCGTATCACGAAATCGCGATCAGCGCTCCGGAAGTGGAGATACGGCTGGAAACACGGGTGTTGGGCAAATCAGCCTATGCTTCAGGTCTGGCAAAGGTCGTCGACATGATCTGCGCAGCAAAACTTCCGCCTGGTTGCCATGACGTTGTTGATCTCGTGATCGGCAGCATCCAGAAAAAGCACTGA
- a CDS encoding ATP-binding protein, which yields MVHNGVGGRLRLYRQLRDMTQESLSEVIGVTKQHLGQIERGQCNPSLDFLSKAAAALNTQVANFFLGNSHDPTVSGCSTCSEDAGRIQPFAGCGLWTVSGHVGKNLWSRSLCRMLGYASVRVPSLAKFSRHLAANDAGTFQSFFGQVIEGRTPDPVIIDLTRRDGVLRKVQAQAEILSAGDGLTDIRCIIFWDMTDWLETHRLFHHTQQELGETIDDRTAALTAAVSDAKRELELRQDTERALQQAHNNLSRLIQTIPVIVYSRSLDGSTAHYCSPQALDVLGYSPGETDKAKGFWTDRIHPEDAPVYTEAMKLASRTGFLDVEYRVLSETGKETWLHDKAVMTDKGAGLVMHGVATDITEQKREIETRKALERKSRQLDTMLRLICDNVPDMIWAKDMQKKYIFANKAVCETLLIARDTDEPIGRTDLFFAQRERARHPDNPDWHSFGEICRDTDQITIDAGCPQQFDEYGNVGGKFLFLDVRKAPLFDESGVNIGTVGSARDVTGQRRMEKKLEAGNVALRAILDSIPADICVVDVATDEILFMNASMRENSVESGTGFHHPRQQSDGGEPLCPGKALQGNEMASWEALDHSTGKWNLHFDRPVSWLDGRPARIRIAMDITARKHAERLMEKAVDEQRILLDYIQTQIWYLIDEQTYGAVNEAHAAFNGLGIGDMAYRDIYEIYPVDVADVCRQGNEVVFSSGRPVRTEEWLPHFSGEKRFLSILKSPKLRADGTVEYVVCSGEDITERWKSEEALKKAKEQAEEASRVKSGFLASMSHEIRTPINGIMGMLQLLQTADLNADQASFVDMAVRSCDRLVRLLSDIMDFSRIEAGKLTIQSAPMSLESVFSHVRELFTPLSGSNGVVLDFTLDPALPDRILGDAFRLQQILNNLVDNACKFTTSGRITVQAWNLTAVEPRTVRVFFEVSDTGIGIPDEDLRRLFDPFIQLCDGYVRSHKGVGLGLSICKRLVELMGGGMSVTSEAGKGTTFAFSLRFETDCPPARPGGSDERKTANLADRRVLLVEDDQVSAVAGVALLGRHGAAVVHVRSGQEALDALRRQPFDLVVMDVQMQDMDGIEATMRIREGEAGETVRNIPVIALTACAMAGDRERFLAAGMNSYVAKPMDIREMLRVAGQAMRN from the coding sequence ATGGTTCATAATGGCGTCGGCGGGAGATTGAGACTGTATCGTCAGCTGCGTGACATGACGCAGGAGAGTCTTTCCGAAGTCATCGGCGTTACGAAGCAGCACTTGGGCCAGATCGAACGCGGGCAGTGCAATCCGTCGCTTGATTTTCTGTCCAAGGCCGCAGCAGCCTTGAACACCCAGGTCGCCAATTTTTTCCTCGGCAACAGCCACGATCCAACTGTTTCCGGCTGCTCCACTTGTTCCGAAGACGCCGGGCGCATCCAGCCCTTTGCCGGGTGCGGCCTGTGGACAGTCTCGGGCCACGTCGGCAAAAACCTCTGGTCCAGATCCCTGTGCAGGATGCTCGGCTATGCGTCCGTACGTGTTCCATCCCTCGCCAAATTCTCCAGACACCTCGCCGCAAACGATGCCGGAACATTCCAGTCCTTTTTCGGGCAGGTGATCGAAGGCAGAACTCCGGACCCCGTCATCATCGACCTGACCCGCAGGGACGGAGTGCTCAGAAAGGTGCAGGCCCAGGCGGAAATCCTGAGCGCCGGCGACGGACTCACGGACATCAGGTGCATCATCTTCTGGGATATGACGGACTGGCTTGAAACCCATCGTCTTTTCCACCACACGCAGCAGGAACTGGGCGAAACCATCGATGACAGAACAGCGGCCCTGACCGCCGCGGTCTCGGATGCCAAGCGGGAACTGGAACTGCGTCAGGATACGGAACGCGCATTGCAGCAGGCCCACAATAATCTGAGCAGGCTGATCCAAACCATCCCGGTCATCGTCTATTCCCGGAGCCTCGACGGCTCCACGGCCCATTACTGCTCACCACAGGCTCTTGATGTCCTCGGATACAGCCCGGGGGAAACGGACAAGGCAAAAGGTTTTTGGACCGACCGTATCCACCCCGAAGATGCTCCCGTGTACACGGAGGCGATGAAACTGGCCTCACGCACGGGTTTCCTCGATGTCGAGTATCGCGTGCTGAGCGAGACCGGAAAAGAGACATGGCTTCACGACAAGGCGGTCATGACGGACAAGGGGGCGGGTCTTGTCATGCACGGGGTGGCCACGGACATCACGGAGCAAAAACGGGAGATCGAGACCAGAAAAGCCCTAGAGCGAAAGAGTCGGCAACTGGACACCATGCTGCGGCTGATCTGCGACAACGTACCGGACATGATCTGGGCCAAGGATATGCAAAAAAAGTATATTTTCGCCAACAAAGCTGTCTGCGAAACGTTGCTTATCGCCCGCGACACTGACGAACCCATTGGCAGGACGGACCTCTTCTTCGCGCAGCGGGAACGTGCCAGGCATCCGGATAATCCGGATTGGCACAGCTTCGGCGAGATCTGCCGCGACACCGACCAGATCACCATCGACGCAGGATGCCCGCAGCAGTTTGATGAATACGGCAACGTCGGCGGAAAATTCCTGTTTCTCGACGTGCGCAAGGCCCCGCTCTTCGATGAAAGCGGAGTCAACATCGGAACCGTCGGGTCGGCCAGGGACGTGACCGGGCAGAGGCGGATGGAGAAGAAACTGGAGGCGGGCAACGTCGCCCTGCGCGCCATCCTCGACAGCATCCCGGCCGACATCTGCGTGGTGGACGTGGCCACGGACGAGATCCTTTTCATGAACGCGTCCATGCGGGAAAATTCAGTGGAGAGCGGAACGGGCTTTCATCACCCCCGGCAGCAATCCGACGGCGGTGAACCTCTTTGCCCCGGCAAAGCCCTACAGGGCAATGAAATGGCTTCGTGGGAAGCCCTCGACCACTCCACCGGAAAATGGAACCTGCATTTCGACAGGCCTGTGTCCTGGCTCGACGGGCGTCCGGCCCGCATCCGCATCGCCATGGACATCACAGCGCGCAAGCACGCTGAGCGTCTCATGGAGAAAGCCGTCGACGAGCAGCGCATCCTGCTCGACTATATCCAGACGCAGATCTGGTACCTCATCGACGAACAAACCTACGGGGCCGTGAACGAGGCGCACGCCGCCTTCAACGGCCTCGGCATTGGGGACATGGCCTACCGGGACATCTACGAAATCTACCCGGTCGATGTGGCTGACGTCTGCCGCCAGGGGAACGAGGTTGTCTTTTCTTCGGGTCGCCCGGTGCGCACCGAGGAGTGGCTACCGCATTTCTCGGGTGAGAAAAGGTTCCTCTCCATCCTCAAATCTCCCAAACTCCGTGCTGACGGAACGGTCGAGTACGTGGTCTGTTCGGGGGAGGACATCACCGAGCGCTGGAAGTCCGAAGAGGCTCTCAAGAAAGCCAAGGAACAGGCCGAGGAGGCCAGCAGGGTCAAGTCCGGCTTCCTGGCCAGCATGAGCCACGAGATCCGTACGCCCATCAACGGAATAATGGGCATGCTCCAGTTGCTGCAGACCGCGGATCTTAATGCGGATCAGGCCTCGTTCGTGGACATGGCTGTGCGATCCTGCGACCGGTTGGTGCGCCTGCTCTCCGACATCATGGATTTTTCGCGCATCGAGGCCGGCAAGCTCACCATCCAGTCCGCGCCGATGAGCCTGGAAAGCGTTTTCAGCCACGTCCGGGAACTGTTCACGCCTCTCAGCGGGAGCAACGGGGTCGTTCTCGACTTCACTCTGGACCCGGCCTTGCCCGACCGCATCCTCGGCGACGCATTTCGCTTGCAGCAGATCCTCAACAACCTGGTGGACAACGCCTGCAAGTTCACCACTTCCGGCCGCATAACCGTGCAGGCCTGGAACCTGACTGCTGTTGAACCGCGAACCGTGCGGGTTTTTTTCGAGGTTTCGGATACGGGCATCGGCATCCCCGACGAGGATTTGCGGCGTCTTTTCGACCCGTTCATACAGCTCTGTGATGGATATGTCCGCAGTCACAAGGGCGTTGGGCTCGGCCTCTCCATTTGCAAGCGTCTGGTGGAGCTCATGGGTGGCGGCATGTCCGTGACCAGCGAGGCGGGAAAGGGCACGACTTTCGCCTTTTCGCTGCGCTTTGAGACGGATTGTCCCCCTGCTCGCCCCGGCGGCTCCGATGAACGAAAAACCGCCAATCTTGCGGACAGGCGCGTTCTGCTGGTGGAGGACGACCAGGTCAGCGCCGTGGCCGGAGTGGCCCTGCTGGGCCGCCACGGAGCCGCAGTGGTCCACGTCCGCAGCGGCCAGGAGGCCCTGGACGCCCTGCGCAGGCAACCCTTCGATCTTGTGGTCATGGATGTGCAGATGCAGGACATGGACGGCATCGAGGCCACCATGCGCATCCGCGAGGGCGAAGCCGGAGAGACGGTCAGGAATATCCCCGTCATCGCGTTGACGGCCTGCGCCATGGCCGGCGACAGGGAACGCTTTTTGGCAGCCGGCATGAACAGCTATGTAGCCAAGCCCATGGACATCCGCGAGATGCTCCGCGTCGCGGGACAGGCCATGCGGAACTGA
- a CDS encoding phosphoethanolamine transferase translates to MYIKKYDSMRWILNQKNQNFPESRVACEFSSLFEVSQNIVFLYSFSIFISSICFIYTKKIDFLISLVHIVPSFCIIIIVGVLAGRYRIYLYCFIYILCIFTGFIYIAHVVLYGSEFNTESAVAFLSTNSDESIEFIDSFLSFELLSIYVLYIIISYIFLRKTIKISNNYRSNYKTKIYLILILSMIYLPFASLRYFRTPFDPYFPTTIIKKIIAAKKEIQLANVLQAGYINPVEATYPDAQTIVLVIGESAGRRNMHLYGYPRNTTPDMERIDGLNIFTDVISSAPTTQKSISRMLTLADLNGNPYTTTVFDMFKAAGFKTFWISAQFSSHTPGSGIIPILAQRADSQWSSKHSLPSNQQYDEYILPQLIKTIDDPAQRKLVVINILGSHSAYTNRIPEHRNDFRFTGEPPSTTLFTNFHGQEKVAGIINDYDASIRYADFVVSDIFASLDKRNSGAWAAIYLSDHGEEVFDTENRFGHAGSSTSKNVYEIPFVLKISPEYAEWMRDSGILALDTTRPYQTDNLIHTLLNLAAIRTDMYDPTKSVVNPEFRVLPRWIKELPYTR, encoded by the coding sequence ATGTATATAAAAAAATATGACTCAATGCGTTGGATTTTAAATCAAAAAAATCAAAATTTTCCAGAAAGTAGGGTTGCGTGTGAATTTTCTTCTTTATTTGAGGTTTCTCAAAATATTGTTTTTTTGTATTCATTTTCTATTTTTATATCATCTATATGCTTTATATATACAAAAAAAATTGATTTTTTGATATCTCTTGTACATATTGTTCCATCTTTTTGTATTATTATCATTGTTGGAGTTCTTGCTGGGCGATATCGCATATATTTGTATTGTTTTATTTATATACTTTGCATTTTTACCGGATTTATATATATCGCCCATGTCGTATTGTATGGATCTGAGTTTAATACTGAAAGTGCTGTGGCATTTCTATCAACAAATAGTGATGAATCTATAGAATTTATTGACTCGTTCTTAAGTTTCGAATTGTTGTCGATATATGTTTTATATATTATTATATCATATATATTTTTACGGAAAACTATTAAAATATCAAATAATTATAGATCAAATTATAAGACAAAAATATATTTAATATTGATTTTATCAATGATTTATTTGCCTTTTGCTTCATTAAGATACTTCAGAACACCTTTTGATCCGTATTTTCCAACAACGATTATAAAAAAAATCATTGCCGCTAAAAAAGAAATTCAATTGGCAAACGTGCTTCAGGCAGGATATATTAACCCAGTCGAAGCCACGTACCCGGACGCGCAAACAATAGTTCTCGTCATTGGAGAATCTGCGGGGAGAAGGAACATGCATCTGTATGGATATCCCCGAAACACAACCCCGGATATGGAGCGAATCGACGGACTGAACATCTTTACCGACGTCATTTCCTCCGCACCCACAACGCAGAAATCCATCAGCAGGATGCTGACTCTGGCTGATCTGAATGGCAATCCATACACGACAACTGTGTTTGACATGTTTAAGGCGGCAGGATTCAAGACATTTTGGATCAGTGCTCAATTTTCTTCGCACACACCAGGCTCCGGAATTATTCCCATTCTGGCGCAACGTGCCGATTCGCAGTGGTCCAGCAAGCACAGTCTGCCGTCAAATCAGCAGTATGATGAATATATATTGCCGCAATTGATTAAAACAATTGATGATCCTGCGCAGCGTAAATTGGTGGTTATCAACATTCTTGGAAGCCATTCAGCGTATACGAATCGCATTCCGGAGCACAGAAATGATTTCAGATTCACAGGTGAGCCACCAAGCACGACATTGTTCACGAATTTTCATGGCCAAGAAAAAGTCGCCGGCATCATAAACGATTATGACGCGTCGATTCGATATGCGGATTTTGTTGTGAGTGATATTTTTGCGTCTCTGGATAAGCGCAACTCCGGAGCATGGGCAGCCATATACCTGTCAGACCACGGGGAAGAAGTTTTTGACACCGAAAACCGGTTTGGTCACGCGGGTTCGTCAACAAGCAAAAACGTGTATGAAATTCCTTTTGTCCTGAAGATATCACCTGAATATGCGGAGTGGATGCGTGACTCCGGCATTCTGGCCCTGGACACCACTCGACCTTACCAGACGGATAATCTCATTCATACTCTTCTCAATCTCGCAGCGATCAGAACAGATATGTACGATCCGACAAAGAGCGTCGTGAATCCGGAATTTCGGGTGCTGCCGCGCTGGATCAAAGAATTGCCCTATACGAGATGA